A section of the Lycium ferocissimum isolate CSIRO_LF1 unplaced genomic scaffold, AGI_CSIRO_Lferr_CH_V1 ctg594, whole genome shotgun sequence genome encodes:
- the LOC132045076 gene encoding agglutinin isolectin 3-like: protein MMRMRETTINFLALALFLLKVSAELSLPLYLPTNETFGLELGNTSAQCGKQGGGGKCRTGECCSLQGRCGTTPDFCDPNNCQSQCSGPFPQGRCGWQADGGACPTGQCCSIWGWCGTGSANCDPETCQSQCKKPSPHERCGKQGAGRKCPDGECCSIWGWCGTGSANCDPETCQSQCIPHGRCGKQAAGRKCPTGECCSIWGWCGTTPANCDPETCQSQCETPIPQGRCGKQAAGRKCPTGVCCSISGWCGTTPEYCDPVHHCQSQCSGPFPPGQCGWQADGTKCPIGKCCGNIGLCGNGFDFCAGQNCQSQCNYLISPTKNPMRGIGSFLLNIV from the coding sequence atgatgagaatgagagagACAACAATTAACTTTTTAGCTCTGGCTTTGTTCCTCCTAAAGGTCTCAGCCGAGCTATCTCTTCCCCTTTATTTGCCGACTAATGAAACCTTTGGCCTTGAATTAGGAAATACGTCCGCCCAGTGCGGAAAGCAAGGTGGTGGTGGAAAATGTCGTACTGGAGAGTGTTGTAGTTTACAGGGTCGGTGTGGAACCACACCAGACTTCTGTGATCCTAATAACTGTCAAAGCCAATGTTCAGGTCCGTTCCCGCAGGGACGATGCGGATGGCAAGCTGATGGTGGAGCATGTCCTACTGGAcagtgttgtagtatatggggTTGGTGTGGAACCGGTTCAGCAAATTGCGATCCTGAAACTTGTCAAAGCCAATGTAAAAAACCATCCCCACACGAGCGATGCGGAAAGCAAGGTGCTGGTAGGAAATGTCCTGATGGagaatgttgtagtatatggggTTGGTGTGGAACCGGTTCAGCAAATTGCGATCCTGAAACTTGTCAAAGCCAATGTATCCCACACGGGCGATGCGGAAAGCAAGCTGCTGGTAGAAAATGTCCTACTGGAgagtgttgtagtatatggggTTGGTGCGGAACCACACCAGCCAATTGCGATCCTGAAACTTGTCAAAGCCAATGTGAAACACCAATTCCGCAGGGACGATGCGGAAAGCAAGCTGCTGGTAGAAAATGTCCAACTGgagtgtgttgtagtatatctGGTTGGTGTGGAACCACACCAGAATACTGTGATCCTGTTCACCACTGTCAAAGCCAATGTTCAGGGCCGTTCCCACCGGGACAATGCGGATGGCAAGCTGATGGTACAAAATGTCCTATTGGAAAGTGTTGTGGTAATATAGGTTTGTGTGGAAACGGTTTTGACTTCTGTGCTGGTCAAAATTGTCAAAGCCAATGCAATTATCTAATCTCGCCCACCAAGAATCCTATGAGAGGTATTGGAAGCTTCTTGCTCAACATTGTCTAG